One Mesorhizobium sp. J428 DNA segment encodes these proteins:
- a CDS encoding tripartite tricarboxylate transporter TctB family protein, giving the protein MDTRGIDRTNAVCGAFFILAGLVFGYQSLGVDLGTWLRIGPGGLPLVLSALLILLGVIILVPALRVEGEPVGKIAWRGMLFILLAPLIFGLTVRGLGFVPAVFVTSLFASFASYRMSWWMALLLSFALAVFSMIVFSYGLGLPFQRFGPWLRF; this is encoded by the coding sequence ATGGACACTCGTGGTATCGACCGCACGAACGCCGTTTGCGGCGCATTCTTCATCCTTGCCGGCCTTGTTTTCGGCTACCAGTCGCTTGGGGTCGATCTCGGCACCTGGCTGAGGATCGGCCCCGGCGGCCTGCCGCTGGTGCTCTCCGCCTTGCTGATCCTGCTCGGCGTCATCATCCTCGTCCCGGCGCTGCGCGTCGAAGGCGAGCCGGTCGGCAAGATCGCCTGGCGCGGCATGCTCTTCATTCTGCTCGCGCCGCTGATCTTCGGCCTCACCGTGCGCGGCCTCGGCTTCGTGCCCGCCGTCTTCGTGACGTCGCTCTTCGCCTCCTTCGCCTCCTACCGGATGAGCTGGTGGATGGCGCTGCTTCTCTCCTTCGCGCTGGCGGTCTTCTCGATGATCGTCTTCAGCTACGGGCTCGGCCTGCCCTTCCAGCGTTTCGGCCCCTGGCTGCGGTTCTAG
- a CDS encoding tripartite tricarboxylate transporter substrate-binding protein, producing MQKILTALGAAAMLSMSTLSALAEYPERPITIVVPFAAGGPTDTVTRLVAESMSKDLGQQVVVENVGGAGGTLGAGRVAQSDPDGYTLLLHHIGMATSATLYRKLAYDTLGAFEYVGLVTEVPMTIVARKDLEPADLKGLVEYAKANKDTVTVANAGIGAASHLCGMLFMTAIGTPLVTVPYKGTGPAMTDLLGGQVDIMCDQTTNTTKQIQGGTIKAYAVTTPKRLDVLPDLPTTDEAGLPGMQVGIWHGLYAPKGTPADVTEKLSKALQVALKDENVVARFAELGTTPSPEADATPAALKAKLESEIARWKPIIEAAGQTPTDASRERLRPLLLPSGAA from the coding sequence ATGCAGAAGATTCTTACCGCGCTCGGCGCGGCAGCCATGTTGTCGATGTCGACGCTCTCGGCGCTCGCCGAATATCCCGAGCGCCCGATCACCATCGTGGTTCCGTTCGCGGCCGGCGGGCCGACCGACACGGTGACGCGCCTCGTCGCCGAATCGATGTCGAAGGATCTCGGCCAGCAGGTCGTGGTCGAGAACGTCGGCGGCGCCGGCGGCACGCTGGGTGCCGGCCGCGTCGCGCAGTCCGATCCGGACGGCTACACGCTGCTGCTCCATCATATCGGCATGGCGACCAGCGCCACGCTCTATCGCAAGCTCGCCTACGACACGCTGGGCGCCTTCGAATATGTCGGCCTCGTCACCGAAGTGCCGATGACCATCGTCGCCCGCAAGGATCTCGAGCCCGCCGACCTCAAGGGCCTGGTCGAATACGCCAAGGCCAACAAAGACACGGTGACGGTGGCGAACGCCGGCATCGGCGCGGCCTCGCATCTGTGCGGCATGCTGTTCATGACCGCGATCGGCACGCCGCTGGTCACCGTGCCCTACAAGGGCACCGGCCCGGCCATGACCGATCTGCTCGGCGGCCAGGTCGACATCATGTGCGACCAGACCACCAACACGACCAAGCAGATCCAGGGCGGCACCATCAAGGCCTATGCGGTGACGACGCCCAAGCGCCTCGACGTGCTTCCCGACCTTCCCACCACCGATGAGGCCGGCCTGCCCGGCATGCAGGTCGGCATCTGGCACGGCCTCTACGCGCCGAAGGGCACGCCCGCCGACGTCACCGAGAAGCTGTCGAAGGCGCTTCAGGTTGCGCTCAAGGACGAAAACGTCGTCGCCCGGTTCGCCGAACTCGGCACCACGCCCTCGCCCGAGGCTGACGCCACGCCGGCCGCGCTCAAGGCCAAGCTCGAAAGCGAGATCGCACGCTGGAAGCCGATCATCGAAGCCGCCGGCCAGACGCCGACTGACGCTTCGCGGGAGCGGCTCCGGCCGCTCCTCCTTCCATCCGGGGCGGCGTAG
- a CDS encoding sigma-54 dependent transcriptional regulator, whose product MSAPVVLLVDDEEELRRSTAQSLDLAGFVVRDFASAERALDFVSPGFNGVLVSDIRMPGMDGMTLMAHVRDIDPDIPVILVTGHGDVQLAVKAMREGAYDFMEKPFTTQQLADMAARATDRRRLVLENRLLRAAAGKRDDLEARLPGRTQAMIDLRYRLRAVAATDADVLIIGDTGTGKEVAARALHDLSGRATSPFVAINCAALPDTLIESELFGHEAGAFPGALRARFGKFEHARGGTVLLDEIGSMPIDLQAKLLRVIQDRAVTRLGSNDAVQLDVRFVATSKADLEAEVAAGRFRADLFYRLNVVTLRMPSLAARRDDVPPLFLQLVTEAAGRYRREAAEVPPSVIAALARRDWPGNVRELRNAADRYVLGLGATPAGEAIADQGEEKLAERVAEFERGVIASALRAHRGSLKPVYESLGISRKTLYEKMQKYGLYKADL is encoded by the coding sequence ATGAGCGCGCCGGTCGTCCTGCTCGTCGACGACGAGGAGGAGCTGCGGCGTTCCACCGCCCAGTCGCTCGACCTGGCGGGCTTCGTCGTCCGCGACTTCGCCTCGGCGGAACGGGCGCTGGATTTCGTCAGCCCGGGCTTCAACGGCGTGCTCGTCAGCGACATCCGCATGCCCGGCATGGACGGGATGACGCTGATGGCGCATGTCCGCGACATCGACCCCGACATCCCGGTCATTCTCGTCACCGGGCATGGCGACGTGCAGCTCGCGGTCAAGGCGATGCGCGAGGGCGCCTACGACTTCATGGAGAAGCCGTTCACCACCCAGCAGCTTGCCGACATGGCGGCGCGCGCCACCGACCGCCGCCGGCTGGTGCTGGAAAACCGGCTCCTGCGCGCGGCCGCCGGCAAGCGCGACGACCTGGAGGCGCGCCTGCCCGGGCGAACGCAGGCCATGATCGACCTGCGCTACCGGCTGCGCGCCGTGGCGGCGACGGATGCCGACGTGCTGATCATCGGCGACACCGGCACCGGCAAGGAAGTGGCTGCGCGCGCGCTGCACGATCTCAGCGGGCGCGCCACCAGCCCCTTCGTGGCCATCAACTGCGCCGCCCTTCCCGACACGCTCATTGAGAGCGAGCTGTTCGGGCATGAAGCAGGCGCCTTTCCAGGCGCGTTGCGCGCCCGCTTCGGCAAGTTCGAGCATGCGCGCGGCGGCACTGTGCTGCTCGACGAGATCGGCTCCATGCCCATCGACCTGCAGGCCAAGCTGCTGCGCGTCATCCAGGACCGCGCCGTCACCCGTCTCGGCTCCAACGACGCCGTCCAGCTCGACGTGCGTTTCGTGGCCACCAGCAAGGCCGACCTGGAGGCCGAGGTCGCGGCCGGCCGCTTCCGCGCCGATCTGTTCTACCGTCTCAACGTCGTGACGCTGCGCATGCCCTCGCTGGCCGCGCGGCGGGACGACGTGCCGCCCCTCTTCCTGCAGCTCGTCACCGAGGCCGCGGGACGCTATCGCCGCGAGGCTGCCGAGGTGCCGCCGTCGGTCATCGCCGCTCTTGCCCGGCGCGACTGGCCCGGCAATGTGCGGGAATTGCGCAACGCGGCCGACCGCTACGTGCTCGGTCTGGGCGCGACGCCGGCGGGCGAGGCGATCGCCGACCAGGGCGAGGAAAAGCTCGCCGAGCGGGTGGCGGAGTTCGAGCGCGGCGTGATCGCGAGCGCACTGCGCGCTCATCGCGGCAGTCTCAAGCCGGTCTACGAGTCGCTCGGCATCTCGCGCAAGACTCTCTACGAGAAAATGCAGAAATACGGACTGTACAAGGCTGACCTGTAG
- a CDS encoding tripartite tricarboxylate transporter permease, whose amino-acid sequence MELFSNLALGFATASTLYNIGFCLIGVLLGTLIGVLPGIGATATIAMLLPITFQIGDPVSSLIMLAGIYYGAQYGGSTTAILINMPGESSSAVTAIDGYQMARKGRAGVALATAAIGSFVAGTIATVLIALFAPPLTTIALKFGAAEYCSLMVVGLIMSVALAHGSVVKAIAMVVLGLLLGLVGQDVISGAPRLNFGLNQLGDQLNFVAIAVGLFGIAEILRNLEDERTREVLMAKVTGLMPTREDFRRMVAPILRGTALGSALGILPGNGAVLAAFASYTIEKRASDRPEEFGKGALAGVAGPESANNAGAQTSFIPMLTLGIPANPVMALMIGAMIIQGIVPGPNVAAEKPDLFWGLIASMWIGNLLLVILNLPLVGLWVKLLKVPYFVLFPTIMAFCSIGVYSVNSNVWDLYVVAFFGLLGYFLLKLRCEPAPLLLGFVLGPLLEENLRRAMILSRGDVSTFVTRPISAGLLLLAALVLVVVFLPSVRKKREEVFVEDE is encoded by the coding sequence ATGGAACTCTTCTCCAACCTCGCGCTCGGTTTCGCCACCGCGTCCACGCTCTACAACATCGGCTTCTGCCTGATAGGCGTCCTGCTCGGCACGCTCATCGGCGTGCTGCCCGGCATCGGCGCCACCGCCACCATCGCCATGCTGCTGCCGATCACCTTCCAGATCGGCGACCCGGTCTCCTCGCTCATCATGCTGGCCGGCATCTATTACGGTGCCCAGTATGGCGGCTCGACCACGGCGATCCTCATCAACATGCCCGGCGAATCCTCCTCCGCCGTCACGGCCATCGACGGCTACCAGATGGCGCGCAAGGGCCGCGCCGGCGTGGCGCTCGCCACGGCCGCCATCGGCTCCTTCGTCGCCGGCACGATCGCCACCGTGCTCATCGCCCTGTTCGCTCCGCCACTCACGACGATCGCGCTCAAGTTCGGCGCGGCCGAATACTGCTCGCTGATGGTCGTCGGCCTCATCATGTCCGTCGCGCTTGCCCACGGCTCCGTCGTCAAGGCGATCGCCATGGTGGTGCTCGGCCTGCTCCTCGGCCTCGTCGGCCAGGACGTCATCTCCGGCGCGCCGCGGCTCAATTTCGGCCTCAACCAGCTCGGCGACCAGCTGAACTTCGTCGCCATCGCCGTCGGCCTGTTCGGCATCGCCGAAATCCTGCGCAATCTGGAGGACGAGCGCACCCGCGAGGTGCTGATGGCCAAGGTCACCGGCCTGATGCCGACGCGCGAGGACTTCCGCCGCATGGTCGCCCCCATCCTGCGCGGCACCGCGCTCGGCTCCGCGCTCGGCATCCTGCCTGGCAACGGCGCGGTGCTGGCGGCCTTCGCCTCCTACACGATCGAGAAGCGCGCCTCCGACCGGCCGGAGGAATTCGGCAAGGGGGCGCTTGCCGGCGTAGCCGGCCCCGAATCGGCCAACAATGCCGGCGCGCAGACCTCCTTCATCCCGATGCTGACGTTGGGCATCCCCGCCAACCCGGTCATGGCGCTGATGATCGGCGCGATGATCATCCAGGGAATCGTGCCCGGTCCTAACGTCGCCGCCGAGAAGCCCGACCTGTTCTGGGGCCTCATCGCCTCGATGTGGATCGGCAACCTGCTCCTCGTCATCCTCAACCTGCCGCTCGTCGGCCTGTGGGTGAAGCTCCTCAAGGTTCCCTACTTCGTGCTGTTCCCGACGATCATGGCCTTCTGCTCGATCGGCGTCTATTCGGTGAACTCCAACGTCTGGGACCTCTACGTCGTCGCCTTCTTCGGTCTGCTCGGCTATTTCCTGCTCAAGCTGCGCTGCGAGCCCGCTCCGCTCCTGCTCGGCTTCGTGCTCGGCCCGCTGCTCGAGGAAAACCTGCGCCGCGCCATGATCCTGTCGCGCGGCGACGTGTCGACCTTCGTCACCCGGCCGATCAGCGCCGGCCTGCTCCTGCTGGCCGCCCTCG
- a CDS encoding sensor histidine kinase: MAALLMAGAVALVGSGIAIRFYLDDAAARGQTTLRLAVAALDGHMRRFEALPPLIADQDDIKSLVADPANEALRTEANRYLKEINALLQSSDIYVMVPSGDTVAASNYDGPLSFVGENFSYRPYFQDAIAGRAGRFFALGTTSLKRGYYFSAPVRVDGEVLGVVVFKVDLDAIEASWKGGDHEIIVTDPEGIIFMSGRPDWLYAGLLPITPDRLARTTESRRYANATLRELPVRRGSLDEHVLMNVDMNGKGTEYLVLSAAMQNAGWTVSVLTDTASAYAQTYVSIAVAVLVLGLAALLAAIVLQRRARLAERMELQRTAQAELERRVAERTADLAQVNRQLETEVAERRATEQQLRKTQSDLVQAGKLAALGQMSAALSHEFNQPLAAVKTYADNAAILIERDRIAEARDNVTRISALTDRMASISRHLRNFARKPNEKLGSVDLAEVVADTAEIVAWRLKAADATLKVDLGPVPLSVRGGAIRLQQVLVNIISNAADAVEGLDERTIELTARKKGGRVTISVRDHGPGVAPAIAERIFDPFFTTKGVGKGLGLGLSISYNIVKDFGGSVSASNHPDGGAVFAIELDAARPSVREAAE, translated from the coding sequence ATGGCCGCCCTGCTGATGGCGGGCGCCGTCGCGCTCGTCGGCAGCGGCATCGCCATCCGCTTCTATCTGGACGACGCGGCCGCGCGCGGCCAGACTACGCTCCGGCTCGCCGTCGCGGCCCTCGACGGCCACATGCGGCGCTTCGAGGCGCTGCCGCCCCTGATCGCGGATCAGGACGACATCAAGTCACTGGTCGCCGACCCGGCCAACGAGGCGCTGCGCACCGAGGCGAACCGCTATCTGAAGGAGATCAACGCCCTCCTCCAGTCGTCCGACATCTATGTCATGGTGCCCAGCGGCGACACGGTGGCCGCCAGCAACTATGACGGACCGCTGTCCTTCGTCGGCGAGAACTTCTCCTACCGCCCCTATTTTCAGGATGCGATCGCGGGCCGCGCCGGGCGGTTCTTCGCCCTCGGCACGACGTCGCTCAAGCGCGGCTACTATTTCTCCGCCCCCGTTCGCGTCGATGGCGAGGTCCTTGGCGTGGTCGTCTTCAAGGTCGACCTCGACGCCATCGAGGCGTCGTGGAAGGGCGGCGACCACGAGATCATCGTCACCGATCCTGAAGGCATCATCTTCATGTCCGGCCGCCCGGACTGGCTGTATGCCGGGTTGCTGCCGATCACGCCCGACCGCTTGGCGCGCACGACCGAATCGCGCCGCTACGCCAACGCGACGCTGCGCGAGCTGCCGGTGCGCCGCGGCAGCCTCGACGAGCACGTGCTGATGAACGTCGACATGAACGGCAAGGGCACAGAATATCTCGTCCTCTCCGCCGCCATGCAGAATGCCGGCTGGACCGTGAGTGTGCTGACGGACACCGCCTCCGCCTATGCGCAGACCTATGTCAGCATCGCCGTCGCCGTTCTCGTGCTCGGCCTCGCCGCCCTCCTCGCCGCAATCGTGCTGCAGCGGCGCGCGCGGCTTGCCGAGCGCATGGAGCTGCAGCGCACCGCGCAGGCCGAGCTCGAACGGCGCGTCGCCGAACGCACCGCCGATCTCGCCCAGGTCAACCGCCAGCTCGAGACCGAGGTCGCCGAGCGCCGCGCCACCGAACAGCAATTGCGCAAGACGCAGTCGGACCTGGTGCAGGCGGGCAAGCTCGCCGCGCTCGGGCAGATGTCGGCGGCCCTCAGCCACGAGTTCAACCAACCACTGGCGGCGGTGAAGACTTATGCCGACAACGCCGCCATCCTGATCGAGCGCGACCGCATCGCCGAGGCACGGGACAATGTCACGCGCATCTCCGCCCTGACCGACCGCATGGCTTCGATCAGCCGCCACCTGCGCAACTTCGCCCGCAAGCCGAACGAGAAGCTCGGCTCCGTCGATCTCGCCGAGGTGGTCGCCGACACAGCGGAAATCGTCGCCTGGCGCCTGAAGGCGGCCGACGCAACGCTGAAGGTCGATCTCGGCCCCGTGCCCCTGTCCGTTCGCGGCGGCGCCATCAGGTTGCAGCAGGTGCTCGTCAACATCATCTCCAACGCCGCCGACGCGGTGGAGGGCCTGGACGAAAGGACGATCGAGCTGACCGCCCGGAAGAAAGGCGGCCGGGTCACGATCAGCGTCAGGGATCACGGGCCCGGTGTCGCGCCCGCCATCGCCGAGCGCATCTTCGACCCGTTCTTCACGACCAAGGGCGTCGGCAAGGGTCTCGGCCTCGGCCTGTCGATCTCCTACAACATCGTCAAGGATTTCGGCGGCTCGGTCTCCGCCTCCAACCATCCCGACGGCGGCGCGGTCTTCGCCATCGAACTCGATGCGGCCAGGCCATCCGTACGCGAGGCGGCGGAATGA